One genomic region from Phoenix dactylifera cultivar Barhee BC4 unplaced genomic scaffold, palm_55x_up_171113_PBpolish2nd_filt_p 000190F, whole genome shotgun sequence encodes:
- the LOC103721197 gene encoding uncharacterized protein LOC103721197 — protein sequence MLKLTSSLTIPSFYRPYLVGAVQFLSTFTTAVAASAGNLSAEPHFMADYLVASCGLSPEKAAEASKPLRRIKSRQQPDSVMDFFKKHGFDDSHLKKLISWYPRWLAFDVEKTLAPKFRALHDLGFTGPALTHIVLSNPVVINHSLHHVVSKIQFWRDLLGSDEHLKKFLKGNQWLLGRSIEKTIQPNLSVLKDCGISDQRITLVLKKHPRFILQKPDALRALIDRAEGLGVLPGSTMFHWALWVLFLVSQEKFDAKLEVLRGFGWSEAEFLAAFRKAPAFLTGSVSSMREKMNFLMRDSACAPSYVARHPVLLTLSLAKRLIPRNRYLEALKSKELHGGAYDVYTAMVCSEKKFLHYYVLRHIDKFPDLSELYAASFEGRNTL from the coding sequence ATGCTGAAGCTCACCTCCTCCCTCACCATTCCCTCCTTCTATCGCCCCTACCTCGTCGGAGCGGTCCAATTCCTCTCCACGTTCACCACCGCCGTCGCCGCCTCCGCAGGAAATCTATCTGCCGAGCCTCATTTCATGGCCGATTACCTTGTCGCCTCCTGTGGCCTCTCACCGGAGAAGGCAGCGGAAGCCTCGAAACCTCTCCGCCGCATCAAATCCCGTCAACAACCCGATTCCGTTATGGATTTCTTCAAAAAACACGGTTTTGATGACTCCCATCTCAAAAAGCTCATATCTTGGTACCCCAGATGGCTCGCCTTCGACGTGGAGAAAACTCTTGCCCCAAAGTTCCGAGCTTTGCATGACCTCGGCTTCACCGGCCCCGCCCTGACCCACATTGTTCTCTCGAACCCCGTCGTCATCAACCACAGCCTCCACCATGTCGTCTCTAAGATCCAGTTCTGGAGAGACCTTCTTGGTTCTGACGAGCATTTGAAGAAATTCCTCAAAGGAAATCAGTGGCTTCTCGGACGCAGCATCGAGAAGACAATCCAGCCCAACCTCTCGGTGTTGAAGGACTGCGGCATCTCAGACCAGAGGATCACGCTGGTCTTGAAGAAGCATCCGAGGTTCATCCTCCAGAAGCCTGATGCATTAAGGGCATTGATTGATCGTGCCGAGGGGTTGGGAGTTCTCCCGGGCTCGACGATGTTCCACTGGGCTCTCTGGGTTCTGTTTCTTGTCAGCCAGGAGAAGTTCGATGCCAAATTGGAGGTCTTGAGGGGCTTTGGTTGGTCAGAGGCTGAGTTCCTTGCTGCATTCCGAAAGGCTCCTGCTTTCTTGACAGGTTCCGTGAGCAGTATGCGGGagaagatgaatttcttgatgcGGGATTCAGCTTGTGCCCCATCCTATGTTGCACGCCACCCTGTGCTTCTGACACTGAGCTTGGCAAAGAGGCTGATTCCAAGAAATCGATACTTGGAGGCTTTGAAGTCAAAAGAGTTGCATGGTGGAGCATATGATGTGTACACGGCCATGGTGTGTTCAGAGAAGAAGTTCTTGCACTATTATGTCCTCCGACACATAGATAAGTTCCCAGATCTCAGTGAATTGTATGCTGCGAGTTTTGAAGGGAGAAATACTCTGTAG